A window of Centropristis striata isolate RG_2023a ecotype Rhode Island chromosome 13, C.striata_1.0, whole genome shotgun sequence genomic DNA:
CTCATaaggaaaacacaataaaaggcTACTTCCATCCATAATGCTTCTTAATAATACTCTTCATAAAACAACTGTTAGAGCTCTGAAATTGCTCTCAATATCAATCTTTCTGTTATTCAAATATGTCTCataaagagaggaaaaataatTACTAGACAGAGAAAATGGATTCATGCTTCATTAGTAAGTGAAAAGACAGTGCAAGacttacatttatatttaaaataaacaaattcatACAGGATTTCTGAAGTCTCAGTCTGAAATATTAACTGTGTTATATAGTTGGGCTACTCCCCCTACTGGGGAAACTTAAACGTGGCATAGTTTTGCTTTCGCGCCAGGGAACTAAATCGGGTAATTTGGGGCATTTTTTGGGCGGATTAaaccgcaaaaaaaaaaaaaaaaaaaaacataaaaataaactttctaaGGGGTAGCTTTTACAACTTGTTCTAGATCACTGCTAtatttctaaaaagaaaatatgttgccatgtaaaaatactttcGATACTTTGGACCATCAAACACATCAAGAAAAGGGGAAGATAGGGAAAGAACATTGaatgctttttgtttgttttttgttttcgtaTCAGGGAACTATTAATAGGGTAAACCAGGTAATTTGGGAAACTTTTCGGTAGATTAAACCGAATCTCAAAAgtataaacaaaaaacagcccTAAAGGTTACTTTTACAACTTGTTATAGATCGCTGCTGTATTTctgtaaagaaaatattttttttctttggatctcaatgtgttttgttgttgttttgttacgGGATCTTTAGGGTTAACTTGGTAGTAACCATGTTGCGCGGCTGTAGCTTCGCGTTGCGCTTATCCGGAACCTTTGAAGGGGGAAGACTTTAATGTGAGGACACTGGTGCAAATATGTCGGACGTACCTGATAATGCTCCGGAGCgtgagtttttaaattaaacattattgGGACGTTTTGGAAATATAGTTTAATCGCAGATTGTAACAGTTTGCCGTAACAATAAGGTTGTGGTAGTTTTTAAACAAAAGTGTCACTGTTAGCCTCCTGCTAGCTACGTCTCTGTTGCCGTTGTCAATACTGTACCTGGATATCCTGATTGTTTTCAGGTTATCAGTTTGCTTAAAATCTTTTCAAAATAGTTATATTGACTGCTACTGATGGcttcttttaaattaaatgaaacagaaatcTCTCATTGCGTTTTAAAGTTCAATGACGCACTTACTAAAGTGTGACAGGCGTTAGATAAACGGCAGCGGATTAATGAAAATTGGTAATTTATGCCTGAACAACATAATTACTGCACAGGGCTACTTTAACAGTCCTAAATGTATATTAATAtgtgtaatattttttgtaacGAAATACCATACAACTCCCTAAAATGTTGCTGAGTCATTGTGACAGCCTGCAAAATCAACGTGGAATATGACAACAGTTTCCATCTGTTATTTACTGATAACAACACATTTAACCATATTGTTCTGCAGTATTTAATTGTACAAttaatataatacattatatattctTCTTTCCAGAATTGCATTGAATCGCCTTAACATCCAGTTTCCTTTCATTCtcaatttaatattttgttgttaaatgCATCTTATTTATGATTGTATTAAAGCTATAGGATATTAACGGTGAAATACTGAaagacttatttttattttagggcTGTACCACACTGTTAAATGGAAGTATTGTTGACAAAATTCACCTTGACATATTTAGCGTGTTTCGAAACCCTGGCATCTCTGGATTTCATCAAGGTTTGGTCTATaatatgtcagaaaatagtgagaaaTGTCTGTACCAGTTCCTCAAAGTCCAATGTAAtggctttaaatgtcttgtttaacAGCCCAGAACCCAAAGACGTCCACTTTAATATGATAATACATAGAAAAGCACAAACTCTACATATGGGAAAGccttaaaacattattttctgccatttttgtgtgaaaaattCCTTAATAATAATGGattatagtgcaataatattatacttatatataataatatattatattctatataatatatttatattcacattatataataaaaatactaccTCTACATGCTACCACTCATCCTCATTCGCCACCTTTACATACAAAGcaatttattctatattcagtattttttgccattcaattatttattcttgctgtaatattttatactttttatacctCTAGACCTTATTGTCCTTAAgcttaatttgttttatgcacTATGGGAGTTTCACTCTAATTTCGTTTTGctatgtacaatgacaataaaggctattctattctattctattctattctattctattctatctatTATCAAAGTAGTTCATAATTAGTAGGTCATTAGTTTTTGTCAATcaactaattgttgcagctttaaAATGGTGGTCCGACCAGCAGGCTGGGGGGTCGAagagatgatgaaaaaaatacacttcaACACTAGACTTGAGTTGAACATCAGCGACTCGAACATGTATTGGATTCTAATTAGTTTAGGATGAGTTTGTAAAGGCCACACACTGATAACTGGCCTGTGTTTTGTCCTTTCAGACTGCCCGGGAACACAAAGTGAGCAAGCAGGGAAGACATCATCATGTCAGGGCTGTCCCAACCAGAAAATATGTGCTTCTGGAGCCACCAAGGCCCCCGACCCTGGTAAGACTGTTGCTACATCTTGATGTTGTGTCATGTGAGATTATTGCATTCATTTAAATTGAACAAGAAAAATGATTAGCTTTAAAACAACCAATATTGGGGCTACATGGTGGTttagtgcagctattctcaaccttggggtcccgaccccaattggggtcgcgagatgatttctgggggtcgccaaattattttggaagtcagctctgtctccactgtgttaaagtgttcatgtgttttagtcttcttggtcatttaatgtcttttttttggtcattttgggggttttttttttgtcaatttgtgtcttttttttggtcattttgtgtcttttttggtcattttgtgtcttttttaaatcattttgtggtcaatttgtgtctttttttggtcgtttagtttctttttctggtcacttagtttctttttttaggtcaatttatgtcttttttggtaattttgtgtctttttttatcattttgtggtcaatttgtgtctttttttggtcattttgtttctttttttgggtgatctgaactgtgcgtgtgagattctgttcagtgagcgggggtcgcggacaacatgcatgttaaattgggggtcgcgactcaaaaaggttgaaaactactggtctagtggttagcactcttgcctcacagcaagagggttggaCTCCGGCCTGTGACTCTTCTGtgtagagtttgcatgttctccccgtgtcagcgtgggttctctcagggtactccagcttcctcccacagtccaaaaacatgcatttaggtttgattggtgactctaaattgtccgtaggagtgaatgagagcgtgcttgtctgtctctatgtgtcagccctgtgatagtctggagacttgtccagggtgtactcacccaatgtcagctgggatcggctccagccccccatgaCCAGAGTGCGGATAAGTGGagaaggagaatgaatgaacaaCCAATATTTTAGTGATCCTTGTCTTCATAGTCTTTTTCATCTCCTCCGACTGTCTCACCTGCAGCCATAGCAGAGATCGGACTGAAGCTGTCAACAGTTAAACACAAGATCCTCGTTCTGTCTGGAAAAGGAGGAGTGGGGAAGAGTACCTTCAGCGCTCACCTGGCTCACGCTCTTGCTAGTGACACCACAAAggaggtattttttttaaatgttggttttCATTGTGTAAACTACAGAGACACCACCtggaagcaaaacaaaaaatgattaagGTGACCAAACTATAATTTTGGTTAAACTCAGACTTCTAACTGCTGGaattacatttttgtctttgcagTTTCACCTGTTAGGTTGAAAATTAGTTCAAACCTGTGTTGTGTAGAACAAAATGATGTGGTCTGTTTAACCCACTTGCTGTCCTTTGAAGCTGTACATGTGGTTTACTCAGAACTTAGTTGCTGTTGCTTGTGAAATTCAACTTAACaccactagaggtcactgcAGAAGTTTGAGGCCATAAAGTTTAGATAAGGACAGATTTCTACAGTGCTTCACAATGAATAATCTTCTGATGGCAACACTGTTATAAGTATCATACTAACAAAATTGAGTAATTATATATAGGTTTTAAAAACCATAGTAACCATGTATTAATTATTCCACCAACATTAATCAAGTGTCTGAAAGTAAGACATGATGTAAACATCATAGCCAGGTGGGACACATGAATTGTACGCTCACCTAATTAgaaacagattattattattatttttttaaactttgtttattatgttttttcacaataaaacacagacatacaggaacactcagaacagaatccccaccccagaaagcaaaaacaaataaatatatagatagataaacaacaacaataataataatgatcaatagATGACTCAATCTAAGACAAGTATGTTGTAAAAGAggacatctataaacataaaaaggagagaattttacaaaaaaaagaaaaaaaaacaagcaaaaaacattaGAGAAGTACAGTACATACTGAAGAGTATTTAAGCGGGTTGTCATCTTAGCACAATGAAATCTGTGGCTGTCCTAATTAACTTGAGTTAGAAAcagattattataaaatatattaaaatattattttaatgtagaCTGAAgagtctttgtttttctgttctctctctctctctctctctctctctctctctctctctctctctctctctctctctctctctctctctctctctctctctctctctctctctctctctctctctctctctctctctctctgtttaggTCGCCCTGCTGGATGTAGATATCTGTGGTCCTTCTATTCCTAGGATCATGGGCTTAGAGGGAGAACAGGTGAGATCTGGGCAGAAATGTTGCACAACACACAAAAGAAAGGAGTGATATATGCTTTGAATCAGTGGTGTAAagctgtctgtcagtctgtaaTCTGTTTTCTCATGCACAGGTTCACCAGAGTGGCTCAGGCTGGTCCCCTGTGGTGAGTCATGTTCAACAATTATGCTTTAGTTTTCAatcttcctttttattttaaaatacattattagagcctgacatatacagtacaggccaaaagtttggacacaccttctcattcaatgtgtttcctttattttcatgactatttacattgtagattcatcaaaactattaatgaacacatgtggaattatgtacttaacaaaaaagtgtgaaataactgaaaacatgtcttatattctagtaagcaaagggtggttactttgaggaatctaaaatacaagacatgttttcagttatttcacactttttttgttaagtacataattccatatgtgttcattcatagttttgatgccttcagtgagaatctacaatgtaaatagtcatgaaaataaagaaaaacgcattgaatgagaaggtgtgtgtccaaacttttggcctgtactgtatatctgtTGACCGATATTATCAGCCGATATCGGCCTATAAAAGGCATATCAGTATCTGTGTAGTATCtgctgtccgatatgtgccgttataaaaaaaactttttttacacaatatatatatataatgcagaaaatgttgcctgctgtgattttttttaaatactcagCAATTGACTAACACTGAACAGTTATCATAATTTGGCCATTCGTTTTATTcctattctttattttctcagttattatttatagaattggctgaaaacataataaattgtctgtataataatgttaaatattatttgataaagttttatgtttgagggAATTGCTCTCTGGGTAGAtaaatcggtgcacaatccacataaaaaagatcttttttcattccatttcaaaaaagcgctatatatcagccaccatatctATCATCGATaaattttcccctctaaaatcagtatcggtaTTGGTTTCGAAATCTTATATATCGGTCTGGCTCTAGAAATGATATAGCCtaaattataaatgtatatgtatgtgctGTATGTTACAGTATGTGGAGGACAACCTGGCAGTCATGTCTATTGGCTTCCTGCTCAGTAGTCCTGATGATGCTGTTATCTGGAGAGGACCCAAGAAGAACggtaacaaaataacgaaaactagaattgaaaaaacattttaactgttaactgaaataaaaatgaaaatgagagttttaaaaaaaaagataatttactgaaactgtatcgtgtggttacaaaactaactaaaattatagtgaaaatgtcttttgttttcgtatttgtcaactttttccatacataatgaagatggataaggcaaagaaatcaaagcaaaatttactgtgacctcttttaacccattaaggcctaaagcgcctggaaaaaaatgcctggaaaacctctgggcgattttcaaatgaccccctaaaacctgaagtttttctggaaattcaacacctactaaataatagatttttcagcctctgtagcagataaaaattaaattcaaaaagtatttgagagcttatacccgtggctttcatacgaagttgagtttatttgtccaaaccttgaataaattttttttttaaatcaacaaactcagcaaatgttacatttgactgaataaaatatcctatgcataatactaatacatgcccattagcaagatgcaaacatgatatgaccattggaagaacaaTACAttgttctcattagcctactctaataaaaaaaaaaatgatcataataataataataataataataaataataataatacattttatatattgcacttttcagggtactcaacgacgcataaagtaatataagacataaacagtcatcatttcttatatcatcatcacaatcaattagcctattattattattaatattaatatattattaataatattattattatctccagatggccacaaatctgtctgttctttggtgaaaatatgtcgtctaaaaacatattcctcatccataaatgccggtcgattggttccgagggttcaaagtccagatcagcaattaaatgatcgtcacttactgctgagctcctccgctatcgtcgtcttccgccatgatttataagttctggaaaagtccgatgttgcattgagacactcccgcatgtattctgatcatgattctgatgcatttcattggccaggggaccgaaaataggtggaaaaaaatacaaatactacaaaatgacatatccgctgtcccggccttaatggtagagtgacgcaacatcgctcccggctttaatggtagaaatgcggtaatgctttcccggcgtcaatgggttaatatctaacccaacaaataccccattacaaaaaactaaaactaataaaaactaaactaaaactaaagcatttcaaaaaagaaatactaaactaaaactagcaaactatctttaaagacaaattaaaactatctgaatttaaaaacaaaaaatcacaacccaattaaaaataaaactaatgattataacaaatgacaaatgattataaccttgatagggaattcactaaTCCAATGAGGgctgagggccctcacaaagatagaagtacaagaatgtgtgtgtgtatgtgtgtgtgtgtgtgtgtgtgtgtgtgtgtgtgtgtgttctccagaTGACACAGCAGCATAATCTGTGTGATGTTTGTCTAAATTCAGGGATGATCAAGCAGTTTTTGAGGGATGTTGACTGGGGGGACCTGGATTACCTCATCGTGGACACGCCCCCTGGAACCTCTGACGAGCACCTGTCGATAGTCCAGTACCTGAGCTCCACCCACGTGGATGGAGCCGTCATCATCACCACGCCACAGGTATCACgaacacatgctcacacataTAACACAAAATGCATTTACAGCAACTGTAAAGGGGAATTCCACCCTAAAATATAATCTGTGTCTACTTTCACTCCAACTGATTTGATTGCTGTTACTTCAGTTGGTGATTTCATAAATTTCCCAGAATGAATTTCAACCACCTGCGGTTGATGTTAGCCGCTCTTTTTAATGTATCTCCAGACAGTCATAACGGGAGTGATAGTAACAGTAATAACCACAACAATCCACGAGCCACACACAATCACATGCTTTACTCAGAATGCAACATTGCTGCAACTGCCCTGCGTTTTGGTTTTACAGTCATATCAGTCCTACTCTCCATGGGGAGGCTGGTTTCTCTGCTTTTTGTGACACAACAATATATTAAGATAACTCGAATATTTTTTCTAGacaaaaaatgtgcagtttGCAGCCGATTTAGGGTTTTGTTATAATGTCCCTAAAGAAAGAACTTATGTGTAGAAGTGGACCCAGCTTCCTTGTTCACGTTACACCCGTCCTTGCTTCGCTACACTGGCTCCCGGTTGCttttagaatagattttaaaattttattatttgtttttaaagctcttaatggCCTCACCCCTCAATATTTGACCGAGCTCCTTAAAATCCACGCCCCTGCCAGAACACTGAGACCCTCCAGTCAGCTGCTACTGGCCGCCCCTAAAACCAGACTAAAAACCAAAGGGGACCGTGCCTTTGTGGCTCTGGAATAACCTGCCCTGGCACATCCgatctgcaggatcttttgaagtttttaaatcctccttaaaaacacactttttctcccttggcttttaatcaagtttaagtggacatcttgcaaaaacaaaattttatttaaatttttaatttattttattatatttttaatttattttattatattgttgcactgtgtttatgtattttagtattttagtttttaccgtatttcctgcaactgtgatatctgtacagcactttggtcaaccccggttgttttaaatgtgctctataaataaagtttgacttgacttgacttgacgtTTGCTAGGTCAGACAAGCTTGACAAAAAGAAAGATGGCGACACCAGTTCCCTTTAGCCGCTCACTGTCAACTtgctacatttttgtttttttagcatacaaataatacaaagtATTAGAAAGGTTTTCTTTAATCTCTTTTAACTTAGCCGTTCATTAAGTCGTATAGAAACAGAACGTCTCTTCGAACAACAGCACTCTAACTGTAGTGCAGAATGGACCCCAAGTAAAACAGCAAAGGGGAAAAGTTTACAGAGGTTCTGCCAGTACCAAGCAACT
This region includes:
- the nubp1 gene encoding cytosolic Fe-S cluster assembly factor nubp1, whose product is MSDVPDNAPEHCPGTQSEQAGKTSSCQGCPNQKICASGATKAPDPAIAEIGLKLSTVKHKILVLSGKGGVGKSTFSAHLAHALASDTTKEVALLDVDICGPSIPRIMGLEGEQVHQSGSGWSPVYVEDNLAVMSIGFLLSSPDDAVIWRGPKKNGMIKQFLRDVDWGDLDYLIVDTPPGTSDEHLSIVQYLSSTHVDGAVIITTPQEVSLQDVRKEIRFCQKVKLPIIGVVENMSGFVCPSCKNTSQIFPPTSGGAERMCADLDLPLLGKVPLDPRIARSCDEGRSFLNEVPDSPAAKAYHSIVQSIQDYCSNRVTEEQSTT